The Leifsonia williamsii genome includes a region encoding these proteins:
- a CDS encoding LuxR family transcriptional regulator produces the protein MPEIRPAHSAALAGRAAVLSLAEEVLASGTDLDVVGTRSSGRSTVLDAIAATLTRSNHAVVRIDGLPSLSGMPLAAAQLAGYGGSAAERRSSPPLQAAIDAIASAFNRVRGVIVVDDADLLDDFSAGAVEAAAHLVGVPVVRALRGPRARTTGRGSYTVELSPLRLDELTAAVSDRLEGPVDPRTMSRLFAESGGVVGVAAALVDAGRREGRLINRDGSWSASGALGSPSLTGFAERLLDGLDAEDRATAEVLALLGTADLETVIALRGAASVGRLEAHGVARIAVVGDRRIATLMPPLLAAHCRTTASEGVRRLLDGGLGATGGRSALGAEPSTDDQALLVHLVHSRAAEARAAAEARWSRTPDATTAVARITALLADGAGADVVGSAFSDALAVDGDPADCARLAALHARWRVEQGASLDVALSELRRDASALGEFAGIAQAAAVALEVELRGVPDDADERLARSDGLPDEVTAALLEARVHVLVARGRLTDARECQRARDALPLPLDQRLAALHGFLLLGEGRHAEASAHAARGLRAAWSALDAAAIRAHGFVSGLCQVIGGQYAAADESLSRILALGDAGPLDRSDELGILALATLAAARRGDAASGEHRQARITASAGSGSVMGRVASAWSTAQLLAYRGRMAEAARTLTDHAEDMHQDGVELWAVWSLLNAIEVTPDGMLSDLADEWLAGMQSEHLGAHFAFLQARDTGSAEELRAVIPRLQATGRSGLGVLAYRLAAERLRALGETEEAAEVDAEREAFIARLPRRAFDATRFNATAVNLTGREREISRLVAGGLSNPQIASRLVLSVRTVESHLHRIMRKTGTANRGELAAYVRSLAA, from the coding sequence ATGCCCGAAATCAGACCCGCACACTCCGCCGCCCTCGCCGGCCGCGCCGCCGTCCTCTCCCTCGCCGAGGAGGTCCTCGCCTCCGGCACCGACCTCGATGTCGTCGGCACGCGTTCCAGCGGCCGATCGACTGTCCTCGACGCGATCGCCGCCACCCTCACCCGCTCCAACCACGCGGTCGTCCGCATCGACGGCCTCCCCTCGCTCTCCGGGATGCCGCTCGCGGCTGCGCAGCTCGCCGGTTACGGCGGCAGCGCCGCCGAGCGCCGGTCATCCCCGCCGCTGCAGGCGGCGATCGACGCGATCGCGTCCGCCTTCAACCGGGTCCGCGGCGTGATCGTCGTCGACGACGCCGACCTGCTCGACGACTTCTCCGCAGGAGCGGTCGAGGCGGCCGCGCACCTGGTGGGCGTGCCTGTCGTCCGCGCGCTGCGCGGGCCGCGCGCCCGCACCACCGGGCGCGGCTCGTACACGGTCGAGCTCTCTCCGCTGCGCCTCGACGAGCTGACCGCGGCCGTCTCCGACCGCCTCGAGGGGCCGGTCGACCCGCGCACGATGAGCCGGCTGTTCGCGGAGTCCGGCGGCGTGGTCGGCGTCGCTGCCGCCCTGGTGGACGCGGGTCGACGGGAGGGCCGGCTGATCAACCGGGACGGCTCCTGGTCGGCGTCCGGCGCGCTGGGCAGCCCGTCGCTGACCGGCTTCGCCGAGCGCCTTCTCGACGGGCTCGATGCGGAGGACCGCGCGACCGCCGAGGTGCTGGCTCTCCTCGGGACGGCGGATCTCGAGACGGTGATCGCCCTCCGCGGCGCCGCCTCCGTCGGCCGACTGGAGGCGCACGGCGTCGCCCGCATCGCCGTGGTCGGCGACCGCCGGATCGCGACCCTGATGCCGCCCCTCCTCGCCGCCCACTGCCGCACCACCGCATCGGAGGGCGTCCGCCGGCTGCTCGACGGCGGCCTCGGAGCCACCGGTGGGCGCTCAGCCCTCGGTGCCGAGCCTTCGACGGACGACCAGGCGCTGCTGGTGCACCTCGTCCACTCGCGCGCCGCAGAGGCGCGGGCCGCCGCCGAGGCGCGCTGGAGCCGCACGCCCGACGCGACGACCGCCGTCGCCCGCATCACGGCGCTGCTCGCCGACGGCGCAGGCGCCGACGTCGTCGGCAGCGCGTTCTCCGACGCCCTCGCCGTCGACGGCGACCCGGCAGACTGCGCACGGCTCGCCGCTCTGCACGCCCGCTGGCGCGTGGAGCAGGGGGCATCGCTCGATGTCGCACTGAGCGAGCTCCGCCGGGATGCGTCGGCACTGGGCGAGTTCGCGGGGATCGCACAGGCTGCCGCCGTCGCGCTCGAGGTCGAGCTCCGCGGCGTCCCCGACGATGCCGACGAGCGCCTCGCACGATCCGACGGGCTTCCGGACGAGGTGACCGCGGCCCTGCTCGAGGCCAGGGTCCACGTGCTCGTGGCCCGCGGTCGCCTGACCGACGCCCGCGAGTGCCAGCGCGCGCGGGACGCGCTGCCGCTTCCTCTGGACCAGCGGCTCGCCGCGCTGCACGGCTTCCTCCTGCTCGGCGAGGGCCGGCATGCCGAGGCCTCCGCGCATGCCGCCCGGGGGCTGCGCGCCGCCTGGTCCGCGCTCGACGCCGCCGCGATCCGCGCGCACGGGTTCGTCAGCGGTCTCTGCCAGGTGATCGGCGGCCAGTACGCCGCGGCCGACGAATCACTGTCGCGCATCCTCGCACTCGGCGACGCGGGGCCGCTCGACCGGTCGGACGAGCTCGGCATCCTCGCGCTGGCGACCCTCGCCGCTGCGCGTCGCGGCGATGCGGCCTCGGGCGAGCACCGGCAGGCCCGCATCACGGCCTCCGCCGGTTCGGGCTCCGTCATGGGCCGTGTCGCGTCCGCCTGGAGCACGGCCCAGCTGCTCGCCTACCGCGGCAGGATGGCGGAAGCCGCGCGCACCCTCACCGACCACGCGGAGGACATGCACCAGGACGGCGTCGAGCTCTGGGCCGTCTGGTCGCTGCTCAACGCCATCGAGGTCACGCCGGACGGCATGCTCTCCGACCTCGCCGACGAGTGGCTGGCCGGCATGCAGTCCGAGCATCTGGGCGCCCACTTCGCCTTCCTGCAGGCCAGGGACACCGGCTCCGCGGAGGAGTTGCGCGCGGTCATCCCGCGGCTCCAGGCGACCGGTCGCTCCGGTCTCGGAGTGCTCGCGTACCGGTTGGCGGCCGAGCGGCTGCGAGCCCTCGGGGAGACGGAGGAGGCCGCCGAGGTCGACGCCGAGCGCGAGGCGTTCATCGCCCGGTTGCCGCGGCGCGCCTTCGACGCGACACGCTTCAACGCCACGGCGGTGAACCTCACCGGGCGCGAGCGCGAGATCTCGCGCCTCGTCGCCGGCGGCCTGAGCAATCCGCAGATCGCCTCCCGCCTGGTGCTGAGCGTGCGCACGGTCGAGAGCCACCTCCACCGCATCATGCGGAAGACGGGAACGGCCAACCGCGGCGAGCTCGCCGCCTACGTGCGCTCCCTGGCCGCCTGA
- a CDS encoding carbohydrate ABC transporter permease, which produces MTAPAPSLVAPVQPAPRRRRSRESGFSWRIAGRMLAGLVIAVVFVAPYLIMLIGSFKSRDNILAVPPTYLPTEWHPENYLTMWSTPETPLPLNLISTIVIAVCATALVLVVCVPAAYYTARFRFPGRGVFLFLVVVTQMLQPTVLATGLFKEMVALGINDTWLAMILINAAFNLAFAVWIMHTFFAGVPKEVDEAAQLDGAGKWAVLFRVQLPLVWPGIVTAIIYTFVASWNEFAASLVILSTDANQPLSVALTKFVGQYDAAWQYVFAVSVVAVIPVVVLFMLIEKRLVGGLTAGSVK; this is translated from the coding sequence GTGACCGCGCCGGCCCCTTCCCTCGTCGCCCCGGTGCAGCCCGCACCGAGGCGCCGCCGTTCGCGCGAATCCGGCTTCAGCTGGCGCATCGCCGGCCGCATGCTCGCCGGCCTCGTCATCGCCGTGGTGTTCGTCGCGCCGTACCTGATCATGCTGATCGGCTCGTTCAAGAGCCGCGACAACATCCTCGCCGTGCCGCCCACGTACCTGCCGACCGAGTGGCACCCCGAGAACTACCTCACGATGTGGTCGACGCCCGAGACGCCGCTGCCGCTGAACCTCATCTCCACCATCGTGATCGCGGTGTGCGCGACCGCGCTGGTCCTCGTGGTGTGCGTGCCGGCCGCGTATTACACGGCCCGGTTCCGCTTCCCGGGGCGCGGCGTGTTCCTCTTCCTCGTCGTGGTCACGCAGATGCTGCAGCCGACCGTGCTCGCCACCGGCCTGTTCAAGGAGATGGTGGCCCTCGGCATCAACGACACCTGGCTGGCCATGATCCTGATCAACGCCGCCTTCAACCTGGCGTTCGCCGTCTGGATCATGCACACCTTCTTCGCCGGCGTTCCGAAGGAGGTGGATGAGGCGGCCCAGCTCGACGGCGCCGGCAAGTGGGCGGTGCTGTTCCGCGTGCAGCTACCCCTGGTCTGGCCCGGCATCGTGACGGCCATCATCTACACGTTCGTCGCCTCCTGGAACGAGTTCGCGGCCAGCCTGGTGATCCTGTCGACGGATGCCAACCAGCCGCTCTCGGTGGCGCTGACCAAGTTCGTGGGCCAGTACGACGCGGCGTGGCAGTACGTCTTCGCCGTGTCGGTCGTCGCGGTCATCCCGGTGGTCGTGCTGTTCATGCTGATCGAGAAGCGGTTGGTCGGAGGTCTCACGGCGGGGAGCGTCAAGTAG
- a CDS encoding carbohydrate ABC transporter permease, with translation MSRTLEPTRTGTAAGRPRRGAPTRRTGGAADLWHAVPWTLPALLLIFGIVLFPAGYMIYNSTRRISVAGVDHGSVGLQNYITVLSRPELPGILLNSLIWVVSVVVITVVISLALAQFLDKTFPGRRWVRMAILIPWAASVVMTTTVFVYGLDPFYGIINRFLVDIHLIAEPFGFTKEPVPAFLSSIGIAVFVSLPFTTYTLLAGLAGIPSDMMEAARVDGAGAARAYFSVTLPNLRPAIALASLINIINVFNSLPILKLMTGSIPGYKADTTTTYVFKLLQNEQRIDLSSALSVINFLIVLVVVALYLWIVKPMKEVS, from the coding sequence ATGAGCCGCACTCTCGAACCGACCCGGACGGGGACGGCCGCCGGCCGTCCCCGTCGCGGGGCTCCCACCCGCCGCACGGGCGGCGCCGCCGACCTCTGGCACGCCGTCCCGTGGACGCTGCCCGCCCTCCTGCTGATCTTCGGCATCGTGCTGTTCCCGGCCGGCTACATGATCTACAACTCGACCCGGCGCATCTCCGTCGCCGGCGTCGACCACGGGTCGGTCGGGCTGCAGAACTACATCACGGTCCTGTCCCGCCCGGAGCTCCCCGGCATCCTGCTCAACTCGCTGATCTGGGTGGTCTCCGTCGTCGTGATCACCGTGGTCATCTCGCTGGCGCTCGCGCAGTTCCTCGACAAGACCTTCCCCGGCCGGCGCTGGGTGCGCATGGCGATCCTCATCCCGTGGGCCGCGAGCGTCGTCATGACGACCACGGTGTTCGTGTACGGCCTCGACCCGTTCTACGGCATCATCAACCGGTTCCTGGTCGACATCCACCTGATCGCGGAGCCCTTCGGCTTCACCAAGGAGCCGGTGCCCGCCTTCCTGTCCTCGATCGGGATCGCGGTCTTCGTCTCGCTGCCGTTCACGACGTACACCCTGCTGGCCGGTCTCGCCGGCATCCCGAGCGACATGATGGAGGCCGCCCGCGTCGACGGCGCCGGTGCGGCCCGCGCGTACTTCAGCGTGACGCTGCCGAACCTGCGACCCGCCATCGCGCTGGCCAGCCTGATCAACATCATCAACGTCTTCAACTCGCTCCCGATCCTCAAGCTGATGACGGGCTCGATCCCGGGCTACAAGGCCGACACGACGACGACGTACGTCTTCAAGCTGCTGCAGAACGAGCAGCGCATCGATCTCTCCAGCGCGCTCAGCGTGATCAACTTCCTGATCGTGCTGGTGGTCGTCGCGCTCTACCTCTGGATCGTCAAGCCGATGAAGGAGGTCTCGTGA
- a CDS encoding extracellular solute-binding protein: MKKSLRWGAAVATAAVATMTLASCGFGGGSSGGSSGGAQTLDLMVASYSDNTKAEWEQIIKDFEAKNSGTKVNLDVESWTDINNVIKTRIQAGKQPDILNIDAFAGFAADDLLYPAKDIVSSATLDDFQDAFKKNASIDGTQYGLPFIASARALFYNKDSFSKAGISEPPKTWADFEADAAKLKAAGVTPYGMPLGSEEAQAETAIWFYGAGGGYGDEKKLTIDSPENVTGATEMQKIIDQGFTQANPGSTNRTPLMNVFIQGQLGMQVGLPPTVGQLKDKNPSLQYGIAPIPTKDGSAFTLGVADHLMAFKNKTDKTDAIKKFLDYFYSKDVYTKWVTAEGFLPTTKSGADAMGSDETIKPFLDLLPNAKFYPSTNPNWSAAQGAIQSQIGQLGQGAKPEELLKSIQAKADGQ, translated from the coding sequence ATGAAGAAGTCCCTGCGGTGGGGAGCGGCGGTCGCGACCGCGGCCGTCGCCACCATGACGCTCGCCTCCTGCGGCTTCGGCGGCGGGAGCTCCGGCGGCTCGTCCGGCGGTGCGCAGACCCTCGACCTCATGGTCGCCAGCTACTCCGACAACACCAAGGCGGAGTGGGAGCAGATCATCAAGGACTTCGAGGCGAAGAACAGCGGCACGAAGGTCAACCTCGACGTCGAGTCCTGGACCGACATCAACAACGTGATCAAGACGCGGATCCAGGCGGGCAAGCAGCCCGACATCCTGAACATCGACGCGTTCGCCGGCTTCGCCGCCGATGACCTGCTCTACCCGGCGAAGGACATCGTCTCGAGCGCGACGCTCGACGACTTCCAGGACGCCTTCAAGAAGAACGCCAGCATCGACGGCACCCAGTACGGCCTCCCCTTCATCGCCTCCGCCCGGGCGCTCTTCTACAACAAGGACTCGTTCTCGAAGGCCGGCATCTCCGAGCCGCCGAAGACGTGGGCCGACTTCGAGGCCGACGCCGCCAAGTTGAAGGCCGCCGGCGTGACGCCGTACGGCATGCCGCTCGGGAGCGAGGAGGCCCAGGCCGAGACCGCGATCTGGTTCTACGGCGCGGGCGGCGGCTACGGCGACGAGAAGAAGCTGACGATCGACAGCCCCGAGAACGTCACCGGCGCGACCGAGATGCAGAAGATCATCGACCAGGGCTTCACGCAGGCGAACCCGGGCTCGACCAACCGCACGCCACTCATGAACGTCTTCATCCAGGGCCAGCTGGGCATGCAGGTCGGCCTGCCGCCGACGGTCGGACAGCTCAAGGACAAGAACCCGAGCCTCCAGTACGGGATCGCGCCCATCCCCACCAAGGACGGCTCCGCGTTCACCCTGGGTGTCGCCGACCACCTGATGGCCTTCAAGAACAAGACCGACAAGACCGACGCGATCAAGAAGTTCCTCGACTACTTCTACTCGAAGGACGTCTACACCAAGTGGGTCACGGCAGAGGGCTTCCTCCCCACCACCAAGTCCGGGGCCGACGCGATGGGCTCGGACGAGACCATCAAGCCGTTCCTCGACCTGCTGCCGAACGCCAAGTTCTACCCGTCGACGAACCCGAACTGGTCGGCAGCGCAGGGCGCCATCCAGAGCCAGATCGGTCAGCTCGGGCAGGGCGCCAAGCCGGAGGAGCTGCTGAAGTCCATCCAGGCGAAGGCCGACGGCCAGTAG
- a CDS encoding ROK family protein: MATPPSPAPEPLGPGEPVLAVDVGGTDMKAALVDASGRLVEVLRRPTPLDGDRTGEAVVEAVARLADGFRDRHPDVTPAAAGLLVPGHVDDDAGVGVFAENLGWRDFPFRDRAEAALHLPVSFSHDVRGAGEAEHRLGAAAPYRDVVVMAIGTGIAGAVFIDGRLYTGGGMAGEMGHSRVADGPRCACGGIGCLEAVASAAAIARRYNARTGASLPGAREVLERAEAGDPDARAVWDSALDALALDLSHTVALLAPEAIVIGGGLAQAGPALFEPLRERLDGILTFHRRPALLPASIGENAGLIGAALRARDLLGAPAVQAAS, from the coding sequence GTGGCGACTCCTCCCTCCCCCGCCCCCGAGCCGCTCGGCCCCGGCGAGCCGGTGCTCGCCGTCGACGTCGGCGGCACGGACATGAAGGCCGCGCTGGTCGACGCCTCCGGCCGGCTGGTCGAGGTGCTGCGCCGCCCGACCCCGCTCGACGGCGACCGGACGGGAGAGGCGGTCGTGGAGGCCGTCGCGCGTCTCGCGGACGGGTTCCGGGACCGCCATCCCGACGTCACGCCCGCCGCCGCCGGACTGCTCGTCCCCGGCCATGTCGACGACGACGCCGGCGTCGGCGTCTTCGCGGAGAACCTGGGCTGGCGCGACTTCCCCTTCCGGGACCGGGCAGAAGCGGCCCTCCACCTGCCGGTGTCCTTCAGCCACGACGTGCGGGGAGCAGGGGAGGCGGAGCACCGGCTGGGTGCAGCAGCCCCGTACCGCGACGTGGTCGTCATGGCCATCGGCACCGGGATCGCGGGTGCGGTGTTCATCGACGGCAGGCTCTACACCGGCGGCGGCATGGCGGGCGAGATGGGCCACTCCCGGGTGGCCGACGGCCCGCGTTGCGCCTGCGGCGGCATCGGCTGCCTGGAGGCGGTGGCCTCGGCGGCGGCGATCGCCCGCCGGTACAACGCCCGCACGGGCGCGTCGCTGCCCGGCGCCCGTGAGGTGCTGGAGCGCGCGGAGGCCGGCGACCCGGACGCCCGCGCGGTCTGGGACAGCGCCCTCGACGCGCTCGCGCTCGATCTCTCCCACACCGTGGCGCTCCTCGCACCGGAGGCCATCGTGATCGGCGGCGGACTGGCGCAGGCGGGCCCCGCGCTGTTCGAGCCGCTGCGCGAGCGGCTGGACGGCATCCTCACCTTCCACCGTCGTCCTGCGCTCCTGCCGGCGAGCATCGGCGAGAACGCCGGGCTGATCGGCGCCGCGCTGCGCGCCCGCGATCTGCTGGGCGCGCCCGCGGTGCAGGCGGCATCGTGA
- a CDS encoding 1-phosphofructokinase family hexose kinase, whose product MILTVTPNPAIDLTYRVSALETGETHRVAPPAVRAGGKGLNVARVLQQTGAASFVLTTAGGASGVRLADDLETSGVPNELVTVQAPTRSSIAIVDERGGETTVLNETGGALSAAEWTALNDAAARLALPATCVVGSGSLPPDTPDAFYAGLVAIASERGLPSVMDATGPALLLAAEARPTVLKPNRRELAETTGEADPVTGASVLLNAGAALVLVSLGADGMLAVRRGADVLHARLDRRLTGNATGAGDAAVAAVASCLADGTDDPAVLLCRAVAWSAAAVVAPLAGELDPAYAAYEERVVLD is encoded by the coding sequence GTGATCCTCACCGTGACGCCGAATCCGGCGATCGACCTGACCTACCGCGTCTCCGCGCTGGAGACCGGGGAGACCCATCGCGTCGCACCCCCGGCCGTCCGCGCCGGCGGCAAGGGGCTGAACGTCGCGCGCGTGCTGCAGCAGACCGGCGCGGCCTCCTTCGTGCTCACCACCGCGGGAGGCGCCTCCGGTGTCCGGCTGGCCGATGACCTCGAAACGAGCGGGGTCCCGAACGAGCTCGTGACGGTGCAGGCGCCGACCCGCTCCAGCATCGCCATCGTGGACGAGCGGGGCGGGGAGACCACCGTCCTCAACGAGACCGGCGGCGCGCTCTCCGCCGCCGAGTGGACGGCCCTGAACGATGCGGCCGCACGCCTCGCACTCCCGGCGACCTGCGTGGTCGGTTCGGGCAGCCTCCCGCCCGACACCCCTGATGCGTTCTACGCCGGGCTGGTCGCCATCGCCTCCGAGCGCGGGCTGCCGAGCGTGATGGACGCCACGGGCCCGGCGCTGCTGCTGGCGGCGGAGGCCCGACCGACCGTGCTGAAGCCCAATCGGCGCGAGCTCGCCGAGACGACCGGCGAGGCGGACCCGGTGACGGGCGCCTCCGTGCTCCTCAACGCGGGCGCCGCCCTCGTGCTCGTCAGCCTGGGCGCGGACGGGATGCTCGCCGTGCGCCGCGGCGCCGATGTGCTGCATGCCCGGCTGGACCGACGCCTCACCGGCAACGCCACCGGCGCGGGCGACGCGGCTGTGGCGGCGGTGGCGTCCTGCCTCGCCGACGGCACGGACGATCCGGCGGTGCTGCTGTGCCGAGCCGTCGCCTGGTCGGCGGCGGCCGTCGTCGCTCCACTCGCCGGCGAACTCGACCCCGCCTACGCCGCCTACGAGGAGCGCGTCGTCCTCGACTGA
- a CDS encoding class II fructose-bisphosphate aldolase: MPLVPTLELLHTAAARRTGLAAFNVILLETAEALVGAAERTGRPVVLQISQNCVRYHGGLDPIGRATLALANDSPAHVAVHLDHAEDPELALHAVDLGFGSVMYDGSRLGYEENVEATVRVVEYAHAREVAVEAELGEIGGKDGAHAPGVRTDPEEARRFVTETGVDALAVAVGSSHAMTERTAELDLSLVELLRREVPVPLVLHGSSGVADGTIEAAVRSGITKVNVSTHLNRFFTDAVRSHLAAHPDTVDPRAYVREARAAATGEAARLMTLFDVAARAAGGTETAQR; this comes from the coding sequence ATGCCCCTCGTCCCGACCCTCGAGCTGCTGCACACGGCCGCCGCGCGGCGCACCGGCCTGGCGGCCTTCAACGTGATCCTGCTCGAGACGGCGGAAGCCCTGGTCGGCGCCGCCGAGCGCACGGGCCGGCCTGTGGTGCTGCAGATCTCGCAGAACTGCGTGCGGTACCACGGCGGACTCGACCCGATCGGTCGCGCGACGCTGGCGCTCGCGAACGACTCCCCCGCGCACGTCGCCGTCCACCTCGACCACGCAGAGGACCCCGAGCTGGCGCTGCACGCGGTCGACCTGGGGTTCGGTTCGGTGATGTACGACGGCTCCCGGCTCGGGTATGAGGAGAACGTGGAGGCCACGGTTCGCGTCGTCGAGTACGCCCACGCCCGCGAGGTGGCCGTCGAGGCCGAGCTCGGCGAGATCGGCGGGAAGGACGGCGCTCACGCGCCGGGCGTCCGCACCGACCCGGAGGAGGCGCGCCGGTTCGTCACCGAGACGGGCGTCGACGCCCTGGCGGTGGCGGTCGGCAGCTCGCACGCGATGACCGAGCGCACGGCTGAGCTGGATCTGTCGCTGGTGGAGCTGCTGCGCCGCGAGGTGCCCGTCCCCCTCGTGCTGCACGGGTCGAGCGGGGTCGCCGATGGGACGATCGAGGCGGCGGTGCGCTCCGGCATCACCAAGGTCAACGTCTCCACCCACCTCAACCGGTTCTTCACGGACGCCGTCCGCTCGCACCTGGCGGCCCATCCGGACACCGTGGACCCACGCGCGTACGTGCGGGAGGCGCGGGCCGCGGCCACCGGCGAGGCGGCGCGCCTGATGACGTTGTTCGATGTGGCCGCCCGCGCGGCGGGCGGAACGGAGACCGCACAGCGATGA
- a CDS encoding DeoR/GlpR family DNA-binding transcription regulator, with protein MNRAERLNAVLDLLAESGQIEVDDIVAKLDVSAATARRDLDALASQQLLTRTRGGAVGQSVAYDLPIRYKREQHAPEKLRIAQAASALVPRGSVVGLAGGTTSTAVATVLGARPDLMEPSPHPTLTVVTNAINIAAQLVMRPQIKTVMTGGVVHARSYELVGPYSDVVLEKVTLDIAFIGVNGIDPVVGATVHDEGEASVNALMARRATRAVVVADSSKIGRKAFATLGGPKVLTTLITDDGISPEQRAAFVEQGFEVIVA; from the coding sequence ATGAACAGAGCGGAGCGCCTCAACGCCGTGCTCGACCTGCTGGCCGAGTCCGGTCAGATCGAGGTGGACGACATCGTGGCGAAGCTCGACGTCTCGGCCGCGACCGCGCGGCGCGACCTCGACGCCCTCGCCTCCCAGCAGCTGCTGACCCGCACCCGCGGTGGCGCGGTGGGCCAGTCCGTCGCCTACGACCTCCCCATCCGGTACAAGCGCGAGCAGCACGCGCCCGAGAAGCTGCGGATCGCGCAGGCGGCGAGCGCGCTCGTTCCGCGCGGCTCGGTCGTCGGGCTGGCCGGCGGCACGACGAGCACCGCCGTCGCCACGGTGCTGGGGGCGCGGCCGGATCTCATGGAGCCGTCGCCGCATCCCACCCTCACGGTCGTCACCAACGCCATCAACATCGCGGCGCAGCTGGTGATGCGGCCGCAGATCAAGACGGTGATGACGGGCGGCGTCGTGCACGCGCGGTCGTACGAGCTCGTCGGGCCGTACAGCGACGTCGTGCTCGAGAAGGTCACGCTCGACATCGCGTTCATCGGCGTGAACGGCATCGACCCTGTCGTCGGTGCGACGGTGCATGACGAGGGAGAGGCGAGCGTGAACGCGCTGATGGCACGCCGCGCGACCCGCGCCGTCGTGGTGGCGGACTCGAGCAAGATCGGCCGCAAGGCGTTCGCGACGCTCGGCGGCCCGAAGGTGCTGACGACCCTGATCACGGACGACGGCATCAGCCCCGAGCAGCGGGCCGCCTTCGTGGAGCAGGGCTTCGAGGTGATCGTCGCGTGA
- the nagA gene encoding N-acetylglucosamine-6-phosphate deacetylase: protein MTAHVLHSARLVSEGRTTADAWVRFDGDRVTSVGTGDGWRAAAAGDGEVTVTDAGGGWLTPGFVDLHCHGGATASFDDGVEAIRAAADLHQRHGTTRTVVSLVTAPVAELAERVRGIAALSASDPRILGSHLEGPFLDVGHKGAHDPALLRSASSDDIELLLEAGAGTIRQITLAPELPGGMDAVRAFSTAGVAVAVGHTGATYEQTRAAFDAGASLLTHAFNGMDGVHHRAPGPVAAATHTPGVTLEIINDGVHVHPEVVRMAFAAAPGRVALITDAMAAAGAADGDYLLGALEVQVRDGVARLTHGGSIAGSTLTLDEALRRAVTEVGLPVEDAVRALTETPAAALGRSGDLGRLAAGYAADAVLLDDGFGVRQVWSAGLPVLP, encoded by the coding sequence ATGACCGCGCACGTCCTGCACTCCGCCCGCCTCGTCAGCGAGGGCCGCACCACCGCCGACGCCTGGGTGCGTTTCGACGGCGACCGGGTGACCTCGGTCGGCACCGGCGATGGCTGGAGGGCGGCAGCCGCCGGCGACGGCGAGGTGACCGTGACGGATGCGGGCGGCGGCTGGCTGACTCCCGGCTTCGTCGACCTGCACTGCCACGGCGGCGCGACCGCCAGTTTCGACGACGGCGTGGAGGCGATCCGCGCGGCTGCGGATCTGCACCAGCGCCACGGTACGACCCGTACGGTGGTCTCACTCGTGACGGCGCCCGTCGCAGAGCTGGCCGAGCGCGTGCGCGGGATCGCCGCGCTGTCGGCGAGCGATCCGCGGATCCTCGGGTCGCACCTGGAGGGCCCCTTCCTCGACGTGGGCCACAAGGGCGCGCACGACCCTGCGCTGCTGCGGTCGGCGAGCTCCGACGACATCGAGCTGCTGCTGGAGGCGGGGGCGGGGACGATCCGCCAGATCACGCTCGCGCCCGAGCTGCCGGGCGGGATGGACGCGGTGCGAGCCTTCAGCACGGCGGGCGTCGCGGTCGCGGTCGGCCACACCGGCGCGACCTATGAGCAGACGCGCGCCGCGTTCGACGCCGGGGCCAGCCTCCTGACGCATGCCTTCAACGGCATGGACGGCGTCCACCACCGCGCACCGGGCCCGGTGGCCGCCGCGACGCACACGCCGGGGGTCACGCTGGAGATCATCAACGACGGCGTGCACGTGCACCCGGAGGTCGTGCGCATGGCCTTCGCCGCCGCACCGGGTCGCGTCGCGCTCATCACCGACGCGATGGCCGCCGCCGGCGCCGCAGACGGCGACTACCTGCTCGGCGCGCTGGAGGTGCAGGTCCGCGACGGCGTCGCCCGCCTCACCCACGGCGGCTCCATCGCGGGATCCACACTCACCCTGGACGAGGCGCTGCGCCGTGCGGTCACGGAAGTCGGGCTGCCGGTCGAGGACGCGGTCCGCGCCCTGACCGAGACACCCGCCGCCGCGCTCGGCCGTTCCGGCGACCTCGGCCGCCTCGCGGCCGGCTACGCCGCGGACGCGGTGCTGCTGGACGACGGGTTCGGGGTGCGGCAGGTGTGGTCGGCGGGCCTCCCCGTCCTCCCGTAG